AAGGAAGCGAACGGTAATGGACGTTTTGTGCATGAAGTGACCACCATGGGAGCGGTATCTAATCGCGGCAACACGCAGGAAACGGCACACTATATCGCCTTTGTATGGGAAATGTTCCTGTGGACCGGAGACGATGCACTTCTGCGTGAGCATTATGACTACTGTGTCCAGGGAATCGACTGGCTGCTGGGTGAGATGGACCCGGATGGGGACCTGTTCCCTTCCGGTTACGGCATCATTGAGATTGCCGGATTGAATATGGAACTGATTGATAGTGCCGTATATACAGCGAAGGCTCTTCAGGCGCTGGAGCACATGAGTCTCTATTTGGGTGAAACGAAGCGTCACCAGACCTATCAGAAACTGGCCGAACAAGCGGTACGTGCGGTGAATGATGTGTATTGGTCTGAAAAAGACAGTCTCTATGCGGATGCCGTTGCACCTATTTCCGATATTGTACCCAAGGTGGATTACATGGTTTCTCTCGCTGAAAAGCAAGGAATCACAGACTATCGGGAGTACGTGGAAAAATTGCTGGCCGATGCAGGCGAGAATCAGAAAGACCGCGGTTGGCTGCTGAACAAAAACTGGGTCATTGTCACTCCAATGGAAGCAGGAATTGCCGATCAGGACAAAGCACAGCGTGCGCTGGAAGCGATGCGAAATCGCGATTTCATCGGCGAATACGGTACGTATCTTGCTGCCATGTATCAACAGGGCACGATGACAATCTCTACGGGAGCACATGCGGTTGCAGAAGCGGCCTACGGGCATCCGGATCACGCGCTCGATTTACTGCGCCGGATGGGGAAAAGCTTCTCACGTGTACTGCCGGGTTCATTCTCGGAGATGTCTCCGGACTACGGCTGTGTTGTGCAGGCGTGGACTATCTATGCCCTGGCTGTACCTGTGGTACGACATTTCTTCGGCGTTCAACCGGAAGCACAGCATCGCCGTTTAACCGTATCACCTGATATGCCGCAGGCATGGGAAAACAAAACATGCAGTCTGGAGCAACTGATGGTAGGCGATGCAGAGTTCGATATTCATTTTGAATCCCGTGAAGGCAAACGTTATGCGAGCATTTCGAACCCTTCGGGCTGGACGGTTGTTCTGGACTGGAAGGGCGAAAGACGGGAAAGCAACGAGAAACGAATTGAATGGCAACTAGAGCAATAACATGGGGAGGAACGGGAAGATGAAAGGGAACGGAGCACTTCAAGCCGTTATTTTTGATTTGGATGGTGTCATTACCGACACGGCGGAGTACCATTATGTAGCGTGGAAAAAGCTGGGGGAATCGCTGGATATTCCGTTTGATCGGGAGTTCAACGAGCAGTTAAAGGGCATTAGCCGCGGAGAGTCGCTGGCTCGCATTTTACGTCTGGGTGGCAAGGAAGATGCGTTTTCGGCTGAGGAAAAGGAAGAATTCGCACAGCGTAAAAACGAACATTACGTCTCGTTGCTGGACTCGCTGACACCGGAGCATACTTACCCTGGAATTCGGGAATTGCTGCTTGAGCTGCAAGCCTCCGGTATTCCTGCGGTGATCGCCTCGGCCAGCAAAAATGCTCCTCAAATTCTGAAGGCGCTGGAGTTGGACTCCCTGTTCCGCTATGTGGTTCATCCGGATTCCGTACCACACGGCAAACCGGCACCTGATCTGTTCCTGCGTGGCGCGGAAGAAGTGGGTGCTGACGTTAAAGCCTGCATCGGCATCGAGGATGCGCAGGCGGGTATTGAGGCCATCAAATCCGCAGGCATGATCGCTGTGGGTATTGGTGAAGAAGCTGTACTTAAAGGTTCCGGAGCGGACGTGGTGCTGAAGGATACGAAACAGCTCACGCTGTCATTCCTGGAGCGTACGTTGCAGGAGCATAGCCATTAAGCGGAAAAGGGGAGATGCAGCATGAACCGGGCATGGTGGAAAGAAGCCGTGGTATATCAGGTCTACTGGCGGAGCTTCCTGGATGCGAATGGGGACGGCATCGGGGATTTGGAGGGCTTGATGCTCAAGCTCGACTATATCAAAAGTCTGGGGATAGATGTCATCTGGCTTAATCCCATTTATGAATCGCCGGATAAAGATAACGGATATGACATAGCGGATTATTACCGCATTATGGCGAAAGCCGGAACGATGGAGCAGTTCAGGCAGTTGCTGGACAAGGTCCATGCACTGGGCATGAAGCTCATTATGGATCTGGTGGTTAATCATACATCAGAGCAGCATGCATGGTTTGAAGAGTCTCGTTCATCCATCGATAATCCAAAACGCGACTGGTATATATGGAAGCCGGGGAAACAGGATAGCCCGCCGAACAACTGGCGCTCCTATTTTGAACCGTCGACCTGGACCTACGACGAGCGGACGGGAGAATATTATTTTCATTCCTTTGCGAAGGAACAGCCTGATCTGAATTGGGAAAATCCCGAGCTGCGTCAGGAGATATACCGGATGATGCGTTTCTGGCTGGATCAGGGCATTGACGGCTTCCGCATGGATGTTATTAATCTGCTCGCCAAGCTGGAAGGTTTCCCGGATGCGGAGCACCCGGAGAATATTGATTATCTGGGCAATAATCCTGGCATTCATGAATATTTGCAGGAAATGAACCGGGAGGTTCTCCAGCATTATGACATCATGACCGTAGGAGAGATTCCATTTGTGACACCTGAGGATGGTCTCTTGTATGTGGGCGACAACCGTAAAGAGCTGCATACGTTATTCCATTTCCAGGTGGCGGATGACATGCCTACTTGGGATCTGGCACGGTACAAGGAAATTCAGGAGAGCTGGTATGAAGCGTTCCGTAATGAAGGTTGGAACTCCCAGTTCCTGAACAATCACGATCACACAAGGCAGGTTTCGAGGTACGGCAATGATGGACAATACCGCGTGGAATCGGCCAAACAACTGGCGACCATGATTCATACTCTTCCGGGAACACCGTATGTATTCCAGGGAGAGGAGATCGGCATGACGGGTGTCCGGTTCTCTTCCATTGATGAATATCATGATATTGCAATGAAGAACAAATATAAGGAAGAAATCGGTAAAGGCCGTGCGCCAGATGAAGTCCTCCACAGTCTTCAGCCGCTGAGTCGGGATAATTCTCGTACGCCGATGCAGTGGGACAGCAGCGAGCACGCCGGGTTTACCGAAGGGCAGCCGTGGATGCAGGTGAACCCCAACTATGAAGAGATTAATGTGGAGCGGGATTTGGCCGCGCAGGACTCCATATTTGCATATTATCAGCAGCTGATTGCCCTGCGTAAAACGCACGCGGTTATGGTCTATGGAGATTATCGTGACCAATCGGCAGGGGAAGAGCATGTATATGCATATAGCCGCAGTCTGGATGGAGAGACATGGCTTGTCATTCTCAATCATTCGGACCGGGAGCAGTCCTATGCTCTGCCTGCTTTATTCGCTGATCGAGCCACGAATGCCCGCTTGGTTATTGGCAATCTGGATCGGTCAACCTCGGAAGAGGTTAGAAACGGCACCGTTCATTTACTTCCTTATGAGGCGCTCATTTACTCCTTGTAATACATCGCAAGATCACCAGAGCCTGGCGGGGATTTTCCCGTCGGGTTCTTTGATTTATCCCAACAGTGGGGAGTAGTGTTATATTTTTATTTAAGAAAAATGATTTTAGGAGATGCAACAATGAAGACTAAGGTTATACGTTATTATCGCTTCGGTGAGCCGAGCGAAGTGCTGTGCCTAGAGGAGAAGGAGTTAGTGCCCCCTGGCCCCGGTGAATTAGCAGTGAGGATGTGCTCTCGGCCTATTAATCCCTCAGATGTCATTCCTGTTCGAGGCGCATATCCGCATCGGACGGCATTGCCCGCTGTACCTGGGTTCGAGGGAGTTGGGGTAGTGGAGGCGGTAGGGCCGGGAGTATCCAATCAAATGTCGGGGCGGCGCGTCCTGCCGTTGAGAGGCGAGAACACGTGGCAAGAGGTGGTGAAAACGTTAGATCGACATGCGATCATTGTGCCTGATGATATTAATGATCAATCGGCAAGTCAGATCTACATTAACCCGATAACAGCTTGGCTGATATGTACGGATATGCTTAAGCTAACATACGGCGATACCTTGATTGTCAATGCCGGTGGTTCCGCAATCGGGCGAATCTTCGCCCAATTATCGAAAATTCTGGGATTTCGTATGATTGCGCTCACAAGAAATGATCGCCATACGGCTGATTTATATCAACTTGGGGCGTTCTCTGTTGTAAATACGATGGAAGAGTTGCTACAGGAGAGAATTGCAGAGTTAACGGAGGAACGTGGCGCTACTGCGGCCGTCGACTGCATCGGAGGGGCAGATGGAGAGCAACTCGTGAGTTGTATAAGGCCGCATGGCACCGTAATAAGCGTCGGACTGCTCTCGGGTATCTCACCGTTATGGCATGAGGTGACCCGCGGAACGCAAGTTAACGTTAAACTCTTTTGGCTAAAGCATTGGGTAGAGCGATGTTCGCAAGAACGATGGGAACAGGTATTCAATGAAGTGATTCAGTTAGTTCGGGAAGGGCGGCTATGGATGGCAAACATTGGGGCGACGTTTGGGCTGGAAAATGTGAAACAGGCCATTGAAGTCTCTGAATCGAGCATCGAGGGAAAGGTTCTTCTATTAAGTTAATGGTATAAAAAGTTAAAGGGTTGAAGCATAGGACGCTCTTCTTATTATGAGGTTAGCCAATAAATACTGGTTAATCTTTTTTTATTTTTCAAAAAAGGTACACAAAAGATACAAGATGAACTAAAATGAACTTATATGAACATTATCTGACTAACGAAAGGAATGGATTAATGATGCAAAACCGTTATGCTGCACACCCAAATGAAGTGAAAAACTATGATACATCCCGTCTGCGCGAGGAATTCTTGATGGAACAACTGTTTGCAACAGATGAATTGGTGACCGTATACTCTCATGTGGATCGTTATATAGTAGGAACGGCTGTACCTCAAAGCAAGGATATTACACTTGAAGTGAATCTGAAGGATATTGGAACGAACTTTTTCCTGGAGCGTCGTGAAATCGGTATCATTAATGTTGGAGGCCACGGAACAGTGACAGCCGACGGTCAAGGATACGAAATTGGTGCCAAGGAATGCCTGTACATCGGAAGAGGTGTAAAAGAAGTTGTGTTCAAGAGCAGCGGCAAGGATCAGCCGGCTCAGTTTTATTTTGTATCCACACCAGCTCACCACACGTATCCAACAGTAAAAGCAACGCAAGAACAAGCTCAGCCGAACCACCTCGGCAGTATCGAAAGCTCGAACGAACGGACGATCTATCGCTATATCCACCAAGGAGAAGGCGGAATCCAGAGCTGTCAGCTGGTGATGGGTATTACGGAACTCGACAAGGGCAACATGTGGAATACCATGCCTGCACATACCCACAACCGCCGTTCCGAAGTATACTTGTATTTCAACCTGCCGGAAGATGGTGTCGTATTCCATATGATGGGCGAGCCAAACGAAACACGGCATTTGGTTGTGCGTGACCGTCAGGCCATCATCTCTCCTAGCTGGTCCATCCACAGTGGTGTTGGTACGAGCAGCTATACGTTCTGCTGGGCAATGGCTGGTGAAAACCAGACGTTCGAGGATATGGACGGCGTGGCGATGAAGGACCTGAAATAGGCGCGTAAATTCCAAAGAAACAGGAAGTTGATCTGTGATGAATCCATTGAAAAGACATGAAAAAATTATGGAGGCTCTGCTGGAACGGCAGGAAGTCACCGTTAGTGATCTGAGTGAACTGCTGCAGGTGACGGGCAAGACCGTGCGGGAGGATCTCGATAAGCTGGAAGGCATGGGATTGCTCGTACGTGTCCATGGGGGGGCGATGCTGGCTCAGAACGACCAGTATGGCATCCTGACGAGTCGAGGGGCTACGGAAAAGCATCATTCGGAGAAAACGGAGATTGCCGAGCGAGCCCTTGCTTATATCCGGCCAGGAGATATTGTTGCGCTGGACGGCGGAAGCACCACGTTGGAGATGGCGAAGCGTATGGACAATCAGCCCATTACCGTGGTAACCAATGATCTGTTCATTATTGCTGAGCTGACCAAAAAGGAGCAGGTGCGACTGGTTGTGCCCGGCGGAGCAAGAGTCCGCAATATGCTGGTGGGAGACGATACAGCTGCCTTCATTTCCGGTCTCAACATTCACAAAGCGTTTATCTCAACGACGGCACTTCATCCGGAATTTGGACTTTCTATATATACAGGCGATCTGGTGCCGCTAAAAAAAGCAATGATCTCTGCTTCACAGCAGGTCTATGGCGTCGTGGATCATTATAAATTCGGACAATTTGCCCTTCGGACTTTTGCACACTGTTCGGAGTTGGACTGCATCATCAGCGACAGTCGCTTGGATGAGGAGACAGCAGCCCTTTACAGGCAAAATGGTATCGAAGTGGATTATCAGAGCTGATCTTCAGTTTCACAGTGGTTACATGACTGCCGAGGCTGAATGACACGGTTTGCAACTCAATAACCATGCGGAGGAATCATTCATGAACCCATTTGATTTAAGCGGACAAGTTGCACTTGTCACTGGTACATCAGGAGGTCTTGGACAAGGAATGGCGATTGGTCTTGCGGAAGCCGGGGCAGATGTTGTGCTGGTGTCTTACTCCAATCCATCGGAAACAGCACGTGCTATTGAGGCTCTCGGACGCAAAGCGTATGTGATTGAAGCTGATTTGAGCCGTGAGGATGAACTGACCGGGGTGTTTGAAAAGGCATTAGCCTTTCAGGGGAGAATTGATATTCTGGTCAATAATGCGGGAATTATTCGTCGTACACCTGCAGCCGATCACGGTCAGCAGGACTGGCATGATGTCATAGGTCTTAACCTGAATACGGTATTTTTCCTGAGCCAGTTGGCCGGCAGACATATGATTGAACGGGGAAGTGGCAAGATCATTAACATTGCCTCCATGCTGTCTTATCAGGGTGGAATTAATGTACCGGGATACACGGCCAGTAAACATGGGGTAGCCGGTTTAACGAAAGCACTCGCAAATGAATGGGCAGGCAAAGGTGTTCAGATCAACGGGATTGCACCAGGCTACATGGAAACAGACAATACGACTCAGATTCGCGCCGATGAGAATCGGTATCGTGACATCACGGCACGGATTCCGGCTGGACGCTGGGGAACACCTGAGGATCTGAAAGGTCCGGTTGTTTTCCTGGCATCGGCGGCATCGGACTATTTGAATGGTCATGTACTGAATGTGGATGGCGGCTGGATGGCTCGTTAATCCTGTCAGTGATCAATGGCAAAGGAGGCAGTGATATGAAACTTGGTATTCTTGCGCATACGTTTGGTAAACAGCCTACAGCGCAGCTTGCACAGACTATCGCGGATAACGGATTCAATTCGGTACAGTTGGCATTAGCCAAGGCGTTATCGGATGTGGACTCGTCCAATGGCAAGCTGAGCCCTGGACTGGCGAATGAGATCGGAGATCAATTTGCACAGCGCGGAGTCAAGATTGCGGTACTAGGCTGCTATATTAACCCGATTGATCCTGATCCTGTGGCCCGTCGTGCAGACATTGATCGATTCAAGGAGCATCTGCGTTATGCCCGAGATTTCGGTTGCAGCATGGTGGCAACGGAGACGGGGGGCCTGGATACGTATCGCGACTCTCATCCAGACGGATATGAAGAAAAGGCGTGGACGGTGCTGCGGGAGACGGTAGAGGAACTGGTGGAAGAGGCGGAAAAGTGGGGCGTTCATGCGGCGATCGAGCCTGTATCTACCCATACACTTCATACGCGTGAACATATGATTCGTCTGTTTGAAGAAATTCCTTCATCCAATCTGGGCATGCTGTTCGATCCTTGTAATCTGATCAAACAACCGCATGTGGCTGATCAGCCCGCATTCCTGCGTGAAGTGATGGAAACGCTGTATCAGCGCATCATTGTCATTCATGCCAAAGATGTGGCTTTCAATGCACAGGGTGATAAGTTCAATCCGGTGCCGGGTGAGGGCATTCTGGATTACCCGTTATTTTTTGAACTATTGAAGACGTATAAACCACATATCGATATTTCACTAGAAGGGGTAACGGCGGAGGAAGCTGTTCCAGCGGCCAAGCATTTACGTGAGATATGGAGTGGCGTTCGGGTATAAACGGTAAAGAGTCGGCAGCAGCCTGGCAGTTGAATCGTTGCAAAAAGTTCCGGAAAACCTTTGCGGGAGCAAAGGTTTTTTTGGTATAGCGGTCCTCGTAGTACATAATTAATATTTCTTATCGGAAAAATCGGAAATACTTCTTTTCAAAAGCGACATCTTGTGAGAGAATATGGAAAACATACGCCACCATGTCATGACATCTAGGGAATAGCCAAACGTATAAGTTAAGGGAGGAAACAGATTTATGTCAAACGAACGTGAGCTTTCATTTGAAACATTGGCAATTCATGCCGGCCAGGAGATTGATCCGACCACCCATGCACGTGCTGTACCGTTGTACCAAACAACATCCTACGGATTCCGTGATACGGAGCATGCAGCCAATCTGTTTGGATTGAAAGAGTTTGGCAATATCTATACACGTCTGATGAATCCGACCACGGATGTGTTCGAACAACGTATTGCTGCACTTGAGGGAGGTGCGGGCGCACTGGCTACCGCTTCCGGTCAGGCAGCGATTACGTTCTCCCTCTTAAATATCGCAGGTGCGGGAGACGAGATCGTTTCCGCAGCGAGTCTGTATGGGGGAACGTACAATCTGTTCTCCACCACACTACCGAAACTTGGCCTGGATGTAAAGTTTGTAGATTCCAGTGATCCAGAGAATTTCCGGGCGGCGATTACGGATAAAACCAAAGCATTGTACGCTGAAACGATCGGAAATCCGCAAGGCAACGTCCTGGACATTGAAGCTGTGGCAGCGATCGCCCATGAACATGGCATTCCTTTGATTGTAGACAATACATTCCCAAGTCCATATCTGCTTCGTCCAATCGAGCATGGAGCTGATATTGTCGTTCATTCGGCTACCAAATTTATTGGCGGTCACGGTACTTCCATTGGTGGAGTTATTGTGGACAGCGGCAAATTCGACTGGAAAGCAAGTGGCAAGTTCCCGGGACTGACAGAGCCGGATTCCAGCTATCATGGTGTCGTATATACGGAAGCGGTTGGACCGATTGCTTATATTATCAAAGCTCGTGTGCAATTACTGCGCGACTTTGGTGCAACGATCTCACCTTTCAATTCATGGTTGCTCATTCAAGGATTGGAGACACTGCATCTGCGGGTTGAACGCCATAGCAGCAACGCACTGGCTGTGGCGCAATATCTGGAGAAGCATGCAGATGTGGAATGGGTAAGCTACGCAGGTTTGCCGAGTCACCCTTCCTATGAATTGGCACAGAAGTATTTGCCGAAAGGCCAGGGAGCCATTCTGACTTTTGGTATCAAAGGCGGCGTGGATGCAGGACGCAAACTGATTGAAAATGTGAAGCTGTTCTCCCACCTTGCGAACGTAGGTGACTCCAAGTCACTGATCATTCACCCGGCTAGTACGACGCACCAACAGCTGACAGAAGATGAGCAGACTGCAGCAGGCGTTAATCCTGAGCTAATTCGTCTATCTATAGGTACAGAGAATATTCAGGATATCCTCTACGATCTGGAGCAAGCCATTAAGGCTAGCCAGCAATCAAGCGTTAGTGTTTAATTCATAACGTTAATAAATCCATTACCACGAGCCGCTTGTCCTTATGGACGAGTGGCTTTTTTAATTTGCATCGGCTAAGATGAAAAACCTATTTACAAATGCAGAGCACAGGCATATAATGAAGCTAAAGTTGTATTAGGTAAAAAAAATTGCATAAGTACAAAAATGATTATCATTCTCATTCAAAATGAGTTTGAAAATCATTCAATAACCATGCTGCTGCGGGATTCCCGCAGCAGCATGTGTCATTTTTAGGGTATTAACAATGGCTCTCATTCTCAATACGACTTCAAAAAAGGGGACATGGATGCAGCAAAATGCAATCCACAACCCGACAATCAGAAAGGATTGTGATTCATATGCAAGCGATACATCAACCTATTCAAACCAAAGCGAAAGCTGAACAGCGCTCTGCCAACACACCAGGTCCGGGCCGGGGGCGCAAACCAGATTTTCGGTCCATGCTGCGCAACAAGGAAATGCAAGCTGCACTGGGCAGTGGACTTTTGATGCTTATTGCCTGGGTGACGGCATCATGGTCTAATCCGTTATCCGTAGTACTGTATATTGTTGCTTATGCCATAGGTGGATGGACCAAGGCCAAAGAAGGCATAGAGACTTTGGTCAAGGATCGTGATCTCGATGTGAACCTGCTCATGATTGCAGCAGCGTTGGGAGCGGCAGCCATCGGCTACTGGAATGAAGGCGCCATGCTGATCTTTATTTTTGCGTTAAGTGGTGCACTCGAAAGCTATGCAACGGAGCGTAGTCACAAAGATATTTCATCGCTGCTGGCGCTCAAACCGGAAACGGCGCTGCGTATTGAGGACGGGAAAATGAATCTTGTATCCATCGATGATTTGCAGCCGGGGGATCTGTTGCTGGTCAAACCGGGCGAACTGGTTCCGGCAGATGGTGTCGTGTACCGGGGTAGCTCTTTTATCAATCAGGCCTCGATTACAGGCGAATCCTTACCTGTAGACAAAATTGCTGGTGACGAAGTATTTGCAGGTACCGTGAACGGCGAAGGCGCTCTATATGTGGAGGTAACCAAATCCGCTGAAGGATCGTTGTTTGGCAAAATTATTAAACTCGTGGAAGAGGCGCAGACGGAAATGCCGGATTCCCAACGCTTTATTGAACGATTCGAGGGGATATACGCGCGTATTGTTGTCGCCGTAACGGTGCTGGTTATTGTGGCAACACCGTTATTGCTTGGTTGGACATGGAATGATGCGTTTTACAAAGCAATGGTCTTTCTCGTTGTCGCTTCACCTTGTGCCCTGGTTTCTTCCATTATGCCGGTCATGTTATCAGCGATGTCCAGCAGTGCACGTCGCGGTATTCTCTTCAAGGGTGGCGCTCATGTGGAGAACATGGCCCAGACCCAGGTGGTTGCTTTTGATAAAACGGGGACATTGACGATGGGTACACCACAGGTGACCGATATTATAACGGCAGACGGATATGACCGGGCTCAGTTGTTGGGTGCGGTAGCTGCCATTGAGAATCTTTCGATGCACCCACTGGCTCGGGCCATTGTGGAGCAGGCAAGCAAGGAGGACCTCAACCTCCCAATTGCTGAACAGGTTCAGGCGCTGACGGGCTGGGGGATTGAGGGGAAAGTAGACGGTGTGCTCTGGAAAATTGGCAAAACGGATGAGTTAGATACGCATCATATCAGTGAGGTAAATAACGCAAATCATATAGAGAAGCAATTAGGTGCTTGTGATATGAATGATCTTGCTGTGTGGCATGGCATACGTGCCCAACTTGAGGGAGAAGGCAAGACCGTGTCTGCCATAACAGCGAACGGGAAGATGGCCGGACTGATCGCGATGAGGGACACTGTGCGCCCACAAGCGGCCGCAGCGGTAAAAATGCTGGAAGCGATGGGTGTGAAGGTGGCTATGCTGACAGGTGATCGTCCTGAATCGGCAGCAGTAATCGCCCGTGAGACAGGTGTGAGCCTAGTGTACGCAGGTCTGTTGCCCGAAGATAAAGTGAAGCAGGTGCATCTACTTCGCGAACAGTATGGGCAAGTGTTAATGGTTGGGGATGGTGTGAATGATGCGCCTGCACTTGCAGCGGCAACGGTTGGCATGGGGATGGGGGTATCAGGCAGCGGCACGGCACTGGAAGTAGCGGATGTTGTACTGATGAATGACAATATTGAAGAAATCGCCTGGGTGATCAGGCAAGCTCGCCGGGCCCAGCGGACGGTGAAGCAGAATATGTTTTTTGCCATCACGGTAATTCTGGCTCTAATCGCGGGTAACTTCTTACAAGATGTTGCATTGCCATTGGGCGTGGTAGGCCATGAGGGCAGCACGATCCTGGTTATTCTGAATGGACTAAGACTGCTGCGGTAAGTAAATCCATTTGAAAACGACGGCGTTTGAACCTTGGGTCAGCGGGTAATGATTCGAAGAGACGATTCCAGAGGAACGTTCCACACGGAATATGACTTAGGGAACGTTGTTATTACAACATTACCAAGCAGATCGGTAATTTGCCGCTGCAACGATATGACAATCAAGGGAGCTGTGAATAATGGGACGTTACGTACAAGTGGAACCGAATGTGAGTGTATTTGTTGAAGATATTGGTCAAGGAACACCGGTTGTCTTTTTGCACGGCTGGCCAGTTAATTATAAAATGTTCGAATATCAATTAAATGTACTGCCGAATCAAGGCATTCGTGCGATTGCAATAGATTTCAGAGGTTATGGCAAGTCGGACGCTCCGTCCACAGGTTATGACTACGACCGGATGGCGGACGATGTTCGTGCCGTAATCGATGACCTGGAGTTGACCGACGTGGTGCTTGCAGGCTTCTCCATGGGTGGAGCGATTGCCGTGCATTATATGGCCCGCCATGCGGGACATGGTGTATCCAAGCTGGCACTATTGTCTGCGGCGGCACCAGTGTTCACGCAGCGTGAGGGTTATCCATATGGACTTACTCCGGCGCAGCTCACCGAGCAGATTATTGAGCCAATCTTCGCAGATCGTCCGAAGCTGCTGGAGACGTTTGGCGGCATGTTTTTCGCGAAGCAGCACAGCCAGCCGTTTATGGATTGGTTCCATGCACTCGGTATGGAAGCCTCGTCTTACGCTACGATCTCCAGTGCAATTGCACTGCGAGATGAGGATTTGCGAGGTGACCTGAGTTCGATTCAGGTACCTACAGCCATTTTGCACGGGAAGAAGGATGAGATATGTCCGTTTGAATTCGCCGAGGAGATGCACAAAGGCATTGCCGGTTCTCAATTGATTGCTTTTGAGGAGAGCGGTCACGGGGCGTTCTATGATGAATTGGAAAAATTCAATGCCGAACTGATTCGATTTATCAAATCCGGAATCTGATCGTTAATCGACCTTTACAGATCGTTTCAACTATTCATTGAATCTTCATTTGTGAACAAAAAAAGAACCTGGAAGTTCAGCGAGCTGCTGTGCTTTCAGGTTTTTTTGCCGTCCATTCTTGTGTTCATGTGGGGGCTGTTCTTTGTTCTTTCCATTAAAAGAGTTCAGTCAGCCCAATCATCGTGATCAGTCCGAGCAAAAAGGAAACCGTTGCCGCCCGTGCGTTGCCGTCGCCGTGGCTTTCGGGAATCAGTTCCTTGTACACGATGAACATCATCGCACCCGCTGCAAAGGCAAGACCATAAGGAACCAGACCGGACACCAGACTACTGAGTGTGTAACCAATCATGGCTGTAACAATTTCAACTGCGCCAGTCAGCGTGGCGATACCGAGCGCTTTGAAGCGACCGATGTTCTGATTGACGAGGAAGAGGGCGACCAGGAATCCTTCCGGCGCATTCTGCAATCCAATGGAAAAGGCAATCAGATTGCCAAGTCCTGCGTCACTGCTTGCGTAGCTGACACCTACCGATAGCCCTTCGGGCAGGTTATGCATGGTGATGGCTGCAATAATCATGAAGGCTTTGGCTTCAATTTTGAAAGGCATCTTCTCGGGATTTTCCAGATCCACATGGGGAATCTTCATCTCCAGTACAAGCAGAACCATGCTGCCCAGCATGATACCAAGGGCAAGTACGAACAAATTG
Above is a window of Paenibacillus sp. E222 DNA encoding:
- a CDS encoding heavy metal translocating P-type ATPase; the encoded protein is MQAIHQPIQTKAKAEQRSANTPGPGRGRKPDFRSMLRNKEMQAALGSGLLMLIAWVTASWSNPLSVVLYIVAYAIGGWTKAKEGIETLVKDRDLDVNLLMIAAALGAAAIGYWNEGAMLIFIFALSGALESYATERSHKDISSLLALKPETALRIEDGKMNLVSIDDLQPGDLLLVKPGELVPADGVVYRGSSFINQASITGESLPVDKIAGDEVFAGTVNGEGALYVEVTKSAEGSLFGKIIKLVEEAQTEMPDSQRFIERFEGIYARIVVAVTVLVIVATPLLLGWTWNDAFYKAMVFLVVASPCALVSSIMPVMLSAMSSSARRGILFKGGAHVENMAQTQVVAFDKTGTLTMGTPQVTDIITADGYDRAQLLGAVAAIENLSMHPLARAIVEQASKEDLNLPIAEQVQALTGWGIEGKVDGVLWKIGKTDELDTHHISEVNNANHIEKQLGACDMNDLAVWHGIRAQLEGEGKTVSAITANGKMAGLIAMRDTVRPQAAAAVKMLEAMGVKVAMLTGDRPESAAVIARETGVSLVYAGLLPEDKVKQVHLLREQYGQVLMVGDGVNDAPALAAATVGMGMGVSGSGTALEVADVVLMNDNIEEIAWVIRQARRAQRTVKQNMFFAITVILALIAGNFLQDVALPLGVVGHEGSTILVILNGLRLLR
- a CDS encoding alpha/beta fold hydrolase — encoded protein: MGRYVQVEPNVSVFVEDIGQGTPVVFLHGWPVNYKMFEYQLNVLPNQGIRAIAIDFRGYGKSDAPSTGYDYDRMADDVRAVIDDLELTDVVLAGFSMGGAIAVHYMARHAGHGVSKLALLSAAAPVFTQREGYPYGLTPAQLTEQIIEPIFADRPKLLETFGGMFFAKQHSQPFMDWFHALGMEASSYATISSAIALRDEDLRGDLSSIQVPTAILHGKKDEICPFEFAEEMHKGIAGSQLIAFEESGHGAFYDELEKFNAELIRFIKSGI
- a CDS encoding ZIP family metal transporter, which translates into the protein MNDALIGSFISAMSTGLGAIPILFMRKVTHRLRDILLAYAAGIMTSASVYNLIPEALGQSNLFVLALGIMLGSMVLLVLEMKIPHVDLENPEKMPFKIEAKAFMIIAAITMHNLPEGLSVGVSYASSDAGLGNLIAFSIGLQNAPEGFLVALFLVNQNIGRFKALGIATLTGAVEIVTAMIGYTLSSLVSGLVPYGLAFAAGAMMFIVYKELIPESHGDGNARAATVSFLLGLITMIGLTELF